The following are encoded together in the Iodobacter fluviatilis genome:
- a CDS encoding ornithine cyclodeaminase family protein translates to MVAVDAGAITEIRTAAASAHATRMLAAPSASRVSILGTGLQAKAHLLAMKKVRPIKHVSIWGRSEEARQSFAIWCKRDCNLSVSIHSSVAEAVNDCDIICTTTAARSPILKSTDLPRHCHINAIGSSALGFQELHEDIYQNSALFTDCNQSVLAASECVIKAVQKGLLPSQGVGTEIGTLSVDSMPTHQPGVSIFKSVGLAVQDLVFSREVIRRWVAASS, encoded by the coding sequence ATAGTTGCAGTAGATGCAGGAGCAATCACCGAAATTCGCACGGCTGCGGCTTCAGCACATGCGACCCGTATGCTCGCCGCCCCTAGTGCTAGTCGTGTGTCCATTCTCGGTACGGGTTTACAAGCCAAAGCTCATCTACTAGCCATGAAAAAAGTGAGGCCAATCAAGCATGTCTCAATATGGGGTCGTAGCGAAGAGGCTCGCCAGTCATTCGCCATCTGGTGTAAACGCGACTGTAATTTGTCAGTCTCGATTCATTCCTCCGTTGCCGAAGCAGTGAACGACTGCGATATCATCTGTACCACCACGGCAGCTCGCTCCCCCATCCTCAAAAGCACCGATTTACCGAGGCACTGCCATATAAATGCTATTGGCTCTTCAGCACTCGGGTTTCAAGAACTGCATGAAGATATATATCAGAATTCTGCTTTATTCACAGATTGCAACCAATCAGTGCTTGCTGCCTCGGAATGCGTCATCAAAGCCGTTCAAAAAGGCCTACTGCCCAGCCAAGGAGTTGGAACAGAGATAGGTACTCTCTCCGTCGATAGCATGCCAACTCATCAACCGGGAGTATCGATCTTTAAATCGGTTGGACTGGCGGTACAAGATTTGGTTTTTTCTCGTGAAGTAATCAGGCGTTGGGTT